One Sagittula stellata E-37 genomic window carries:
- a CDS encoding dihydrodipicolinate synthase family protein: MKTPLTGILPVAPTPFHADGRIDPEGMTRVLDCMIDQGVDAICILANYSEQFLLSDAERATLTKVSLDHVAGRVPVIVTVSHFSTDVVKARATEAQSQGAAMLMMMPPYHGVGLVPSPDGIFEHFAAVSDAISIPIMVQDAPLSGVSLPVPLLVKMAQEIENVSYFKMETPFAADKLAALIEAGGDHIAGPFDGEEAVTLLADLDAGCTGTMTSALQPEKIRPIVTEYLAGNHDAALDRWKLCLPLINHENRQCGLRATKTVMMEGGVIGSDFVRHPLKPLSPRTRDRLLSLARELDLIALKWGK, encoded by the coding sequence ATGAAAACGCCCCTTACCGGCATCCTGCCCGTCGCCCCCACCCCGTTCCACGCCGATGGCCGCATCGACCCCGAAGGCATGACCCGCGTCCTCGACTGCATGATCGACCAGGGCGTGGACGCGATCTGCATCCTGGCCAACTATTCCGAGCAGTTCCTGCTGTCCGACGCCGAACGCGCCACCCTGACCAAGGTCAGCCTCGACCATGTGGCGGGTCGCGTCCCGGTGATCGTCACCGTCAGTCACTTCTCCACCGACGTGGTCAAGGCCCGCGCGACAGAGGCACAGTCCCAGGGCGCCGCGATGCTGATGATGATGCCGCCCTACCACGGCGTGGGCCTCGTGCCCTCCCCCGACGGCATCTTCGAACATTTCGCCGCCGTCTCGGACGCCATCTCCATCCCGATCATGGTGCAGGACGCGCCGCTCTCCGGTGTCTCGCTGCCCGTGCCGCTTCTCGTCAAGATGGCGCAGGAGATCGAGAACGTCTCCTACTTCAAGATGGAAACCCCCTTCGCCGCCGACAAGCTCGCCGCGCTGATCGAAGCCGGCGGCGACCACATCGCAGGCCCCTTCGACGGTGAGGAAGCGGTGACGCTGCTCGCCGACCTCGACGCGGGCTGCACCGGCACGATGACCTCGGCGCTGCAACCGGAAAAGATCCGCCCCATCGTCACCGAATACCTCGCCGGCAACCACGACGCGGCGCTCGACCGCTGGAAACTCTGCCTGCCGCTCATCAACCACGAAAACCGCCAATGCGGCCTGCGCGCCACCAAGACGGTGATGATGGAAGGCGGCGTGATCGGCTCCGATTTCGTCCGCCACCCGCTGAAACCGCTGTCGCCGCGCACCAGGGACCGCCTCCTGTCGCTGGCCCGCGAACTCGACCTGATCGCGCTGAAATGGGGCAAGTGA
- a CDS encoding TRAP transporter small permease, with protein MRTVTRIFRGMTEGFAALMMAAIFCTFILQIIVRYAVGSEWFTALTGGFIDAAYFGWTVEFILVLWLWTIFWGNAFVVRDRDHVTFDILYNGAGRRARTVMAVLGAVLLVVALWSSIGPTYDRMKLLRIKSSATLPVKMLPIYSIYFLFLGAVGLRYAWRAIHVLRHGADREDHIQSTETPEHREDAT; from the coding sequence ATGCGGACCGTGACAAGGATCTTCCGGGGGATGACGGAAGGCTTCGCCGCGCTGATGATGGCGGCGATCTTCTGCACCTTCATCCTGCAGATCATCGTGCGATACGCGGTGGGCTCCGAGTGGTTTACCGCCCTTACCGGCGGCTTCATCGATGCCGCCTACTTCGGCTGGACGGTGGAATTCATCCTGGTGCTCTGGCTCTGGACGATCTTCTGGGGCAACGCCTTCGTGGTGCGGGACAGGGACCACGTGACCTTCGACATCCTCTACAACGGGGCAGGTCGCCGGGCGCGGACGGTGATGGCCGTCCTGGGCGCGGTGTTGCTGGTCGTGGCGCTTTGGTCCTCCATCGGGCCGACCTATGACCGGATGAAGCTGTTGCGGATCAAGTCGTCCGCCACGCTGCCGGTGAAGATGCTGCCCATCTATTCGATATACTTCCTGTTCCTCGGCGCCGTCGGGCTGCGCTACGCCTGGCGCGCCATCCATGTGCTGCGCCATGGCGCCGACCGGGAAGACCACATCCAGTCAACCGAAACGCCTGAGCACCGGGAAGACGCGACATGA
- a CDS encoding bifunctional sugar phosphate isomerase/epimerase/4-hydroxyphenylpyruvate dioxygenase family protein, which yields MKTSIATVSISGNLREKLAAIAKAGFTGIEIFEQDFIADEGTPREIGNMIRDHGLEITLFQPFRDFEGLPGGLREKAFDRAKHKFDTMVELGTDLVLMCSSCHPEALGGIDRAADDFAELGAIAAERGVRVGYEALAWGRHVNDHRDAWEVVRRADHPNIGLILDSFHTLARKIDPETIRRIPGDKIFFVQLADAPLIDMDLLYWSRHFRNMPGEGDLRVADFMRAVAATGYDDWISLEIFNDQFRGGSAEGLSRDGYRSLVALMDEVAKTEPGLAIGVPKLPDPVRVEGVAFIEFATRGKEAEALAGLLAAMGFAHVGDHISKKLALWQQGEIRVVLNGEETGYADTAYTLHGTSICDVGLQVSSAADTVTRAEALAATPFSQPVGPGELEIPAIRSVGGSVMHFIDAASGLADVWDVEFTGTGETASGGAGLTRIDHVAETMNYDEMLSWALFYTSIFDMNRAPMVDVIDPDGLVRSRAIRTPDGAMRITLNGAETHRTLAGSFLAESFGGAVQHVAFSTDDIFATAARMAEAGFRPLPMTGNYYDDLAARFTLSDERLAEMKAHHILYDEDASGAFYQFYGRPFAGGLFFEVVQREGGYEGYGAPNAPFRIAAQKRIIGPKGMPRL from the coding sequence ATGAAGACCTCTATCGCGACAGTGTCGATTTCGGGAAACCTGCGGGAAAAGCTGGCTGCCATCGCAAAGGCGGGCTTTACCGGCATCGAGATCTTCGAGCAGGACTTTATCGCCGACGAAGGAACGCCGCGCGAGATCGGCAACATGATCCGCGACCACGGGCTGGAGATCACCCTGTTCCAGCCGTTCCGCGATTTCGAAGGCCTGCCGGGCGGTCTGCGGGAGAAGGCCTTCGACCGGGCGAAGCACAAGTTCGACACGATGGTTGAGCTGGGCACCGACCTGGTCCTGATGTGTTCCTCCTGCCATCCGGAGGCGCTTGGCGGGATCGACCGGGCGGCGGACGACTTTGCCGAACTGGGCGCCATCGCGGCCGAGCGCGGCGTGCGCGTGGGTTACGAGGCGCTGGCCTGGGGCCGTCATGTCAACGATCACCGCGACGCGTGGGAGGTGGTGCGCCGGGCGGACCATCCCAACATCGGTCTGATCCTCGACAGTTTCCACACGCTGGCCCGCAAGATCGATCCGGAAACCATCCGGCGCATTCCCGGCGACAAGATCTTTTTCGTGCAGCTTGCGGACGCGCCGCTGATCGACATGGACTTGCTGTACTGGTCGCGCCATTTCCGGAACATGCCGGGCGAGGGCGACCTGCGGGTGGCCGATTTCATGCGCGCGGTCGCGGCGACGGGATATGACGACTGGATCAGCCTGGAGATCTTCAACGACCAGTTCCGGGGCGGCAGTGCCGAGGGTCTGTCGCGGGACGGGTATCGTTCGCTCGTGGCGCTGATGGACGAGGTGGCCAAGACCGAACCGGGTCTGGCCATCGGTGTGCCGAAACTGCCGGATCCGGTGCGGGTCGAGGGCGTGGCTTTCATCGAGTTCGCCACGCGCGGCAAGGAGGCGGAAGCGCTGGCCGGCCTGCTGGCGGCGATGGGGTTCGCGCATGTGGGCGATCACATCTCGAAGAAGCTGGCGCTCTGGCAACAGGGCGAGATCCGCGTGGTGCTGAACGGCGAGGAGACCGGCTATGCCGACACGGCCTACACGCTGCACGGCACCTCGATCTGCGATGTCGGCCTGCAGGTGTCGAGCGCCGCGGACACCGTGACCCGGGCCGAGGCGCTGGCCGCCACGCCCTTCTCCCAGCCGGTGGGACCGGGCGAGCTGGAGATCCCTGCGATCCGCAGTGTCGGCGGGTCGGTGATGCACTTCATCGACGCGGCGAGCGGGCTGGCGGATGTCTGGGACGTGGAGTTCACCGGCACAGGCGAGACGGCTTCGGGCGGGGCGGGGCTGACCCGGATCGACCATGTCGCCGAGACGATGAACTACGACGAGATGCTGAGCTGGGCGCTGTTCTACACCTCGATCTTCGATATGAACCGCGCGCCGATGGTCGATGTGATCGACCCCGACGGACTGGTCCGCAGCCGGGCGATCCGGACGCCGGACGGCGCCATGCGGATCACGCTGAACGGGGCCGAGACGCACCGGACCCTGGCCGGGTCCTTCCTGGCCGAGAGCTTCGGTGGCGCGGTGCAGCACGTGGCGTTTTCCACCGACGACATCTTTGCCACGGCGGCGCGCATGGCGGAGGCCGGTTTCCGGCCCCTGCCGATGACGGGCAACTACTACGACGACCTCGCGGCGCGCTTCACGCTGTCGGACGAGCGTCTGGCGGAGATGAAGGCGCATCACATCCTCTATGACGAGGACGCGTCGGGGGCGTTCTACCAGTTCTACGGCCGCCCCTTCGCGGGCGGGCTGTTCTTCGAGGTGGTTCAGCGCGAGGGCGGCTACGAAGGCTACGGCGCGCCGAACGCGCCGTTCCGGATCGCCGCGCAGAAACGGATCATCGGACCCAAGGGCATGCCGCGGCTCTGA
- a CDS encoding Gfo/Idh/MocA family protein, which translates to MEIALVGIGKIAVDQHIPAISDNPDWELAATVSRHGTVKGVPAFTDFDTMLEERPEIRVVSLCLPPVPRFDYAQKAILAGRHVMLEKPPGATLSECHTLEALARKHRVSLYATWHSRQADKVAAAKDWLSDRRLRKLAIRWREDVRQWHPGQDWVFEAGGLGVFDPGINALSILTEILPVPVHLTGAELHFPENRDTPIAAQCAFHHPDGAEVTMDLDWLEPGTPTWTIEAETDTGHMLLENGGGTLTIDGQTHDARPGLSGEYPRLYAQMAELVASGGIDMDLAPLCHVADAFLLGRRIAAPRFDW; encoded by the coding sequence ATGGAAATCGCACTCGTCGGCATCGGCAAGATCGCGGTGGACCAGCACATCCCCGCCATCTCGGACAACCCGGACTGGGAACTCGCGGCGACGGTGTCGCGCCATGGCACGGTCAAGGGCGTTCCCGCCTTCACCGACTTCGACACCATGCTGGAGGAGCGGCCCGAGATCCGCGTCGTCTCGCTCTGCCTGCCCCCTGTCCCCCGTTTCGACTACGCGCAGAAGGCGATCCTGGCCGGGCGGCACGTCATGCTGGAGAAACCCCCGGGCGCCACGCTCTCGGAATGCCACACGCTCGAAGCACTCGCCCGCAAGCATCGCGTCTCGCTTTATGCCACCTGGCACTCCCGGCAAGCCGACAAGGTCGCCGCGGCGAAGGACTGGCTCAGCGACAGGCGGCTGCGCAAGCTCGCCATCCGCTGGCGCGAAGACGTCCGGCAATGGCATCCCGGACAGGACTGGGTGTTCGAGGCGGGCGGCCTCGGCGTCTTCGATCCCGGCATCAACGCGCTGTCCATCCTGACGGAAATCCTGCCCGTTCCTGTGCACCTGACCGGGGCCGAACTGCACTTCCCCGAAAACCGCGACACGCCGATCGCCGCGCAATGCGCCTTCCACCACCCCGACGGCGCCGAGGTCACCATGGATCTGGACTGGCTGGAGCCGGGCACTCCCACCTGGACCATCGAGGCAGAGACCGACACAGGCCACATGCTGCTCGAAAACGGCGGCGGCACCCTGACAATCGACGGCCAGACGCACGATGCGCGGCCCGGCCTCAGCGGCGAATACCCCCGGCTCTACGCCCAGATGGCCGAGCTTGTCGCCAGTGGCGGCATCGACATGGACCTCGCCCCGCTGTGCCACGTCGCCGACGCTTTCCTCCTGGGACGCCGCATCGCGGCCCCCCGGTTCGACTGGTGA
- a CDS encoding TRAP transporter large permease, protein MSIELVIMLGTLFLMAGIGMPIAYAIITAAMAYMVAAGSSIGIVGKTLVDGIYQSFLLLAVPLFIVAANIMNAGSISDRLLNFCIATVGRFKGGLGHVNVMASLIFSGMSGSAVADAAGIGKIIIDMMRKDGRFPAGYAAAITAASATIGPIIPPSIPMVLYALVSNASIGALFLGGILPGLMMGGVLMAMNFWISHRRGFATEEAVPLRDLPRVTGRAFPALLMPAILLYGIYGGVTTPTEAAAVAAAYALLLSVFFYRSLKLKTLYTILVESARSSAAVGIVIGGALILNYIVASENIPSALAAYLVDVNVSPLMFLLAVNVLILLLGCLLDATTIILVIVPLFVPTCNLLGIDLVHFGVVIVVNCMIGLITPPYGILLFVINAVTGISLKDIIAEVLPFLAVLIAALLALIFFPGIVLFLPRLMGYDG, encoded by the coding sequence ATGAGCATCGAACTGGTCATCATGCTTGGCACGCTGTTCCTGATGGCGGGCATCGGGATGCCCATCGCCTATGCGATCATCACGGCCGCCATGGCCTATATGGTTGCGGCGGGGTCCTCCATCGGGATCGTGGGCAAGACGCTGGTCGACGGCATCTACCAGAGCTTCCTTCTGCTCGCCGTGCCGCTGTTCATCGTGGCGGCGAACATCATGAACGCCGGGTCGATCTCGGACCGGCTGCTGAATTTCTGCATCGCCACGGTGGGCCGCTTCAAGGGCGGTCTGGGGCATGTCAACGTCATGGCATCGCTGATCTTTTCGGGCATGTCCGGCTCGGCGGTGGCGGATGCGGCGGGCATCGGCAAGATCATCATCGACATGATGCGCAAGGACGGGCGCTTCCCGGCGGGCTACGCCGCTGCGATCACCGCCGCCTCCGCCACCATCGGGCCGATCATCCCGCCGTCTATTCCTATGGTGCTTTATGCGCTGGTGTCCAATGCCTCCATCGGGGCGCTGTTCCTGGGGGGCATCCTGCCGGGCCTGATGATGGGCGGCGTGCTGATGGCGATGAACTTCTGGATCTCGCACCGCCGGGGCTTTGCCACCGAAGAGGCCGTACCGCTGCGCGACCTGCCGCGTGTCACGGGCCGGGCCTTCCCGGCGCTGCTGATGCCGGCGATCCTGCTCTACGGCATCTACGGCGGCGTCACGACGCCGACGGAGGCCGCAGCGGTCGCCGCCGCCTATGCGCTGCTGCTGAGCGTGTTCTTCTACCGCTCGCTCAAGCTGAAGACGCTCTACACGATCCTGGTGGAAAGCGCGCGGTCCTCGGCGGCGGTGGGCATCGTGATCGGCGGCGCGCTGATCCTGAACTACATCGTCGCGTCGGAAAACATCCCCTCTGCGCTGGCGGCCTATCTTGTCGATGTGAACGTGTCGCCGCTGATGTTCCTGCTGGCGGTCAACGTGCTGATCCTCCTGCTGGGCTGCCTGCTGGACGCCACGACGATCATCCTTGTCATCGTTCCGCTGTTCGTCCCGACCTGCAACCTGCTGGGCATCGACCTGGTGCATTTCGGGGTGGTGATCGTGGTGAACTGCATGATCGGGCTCATCACGCCGCCATACGGCATCCTGCTGTTCGTCATCAACGCGGTCACGGGCATCTCGCTCAAGGACATCATCGCAGAGGTGCTGCCGTTCCTGGCGGTGCTCATTGCGGCGCTGCTGGCGCTGATCTTCTTCCCGGGCATCGTGCTCTTCCTGCCGCGCCTGATGGGCTACGACGGCTGA
- the araD gene encoding L-arabinonate dehydratase gives MSFKPAEWPRRLRSQEWYGGTTKDVIYHRGWLKNQGYPEDLFDGRPIIGVLNTWSDLTPCNGHLRELAEKVKAGIWEAGGFPVEVPVFSASENTFRPTAMMFRNLAALSIEEQIRGQPIDGCVLMVGCDKTTPSLLMAAASCDLPSIVVTGGPMLNGWFQGERVGAGTHLWRFSEAVKAGEMTQQEFLDAEAAVTRSSGTCNTMGTASSMASMSEALGMALSGNAAIPAVDSRRRVMAQLSGRRIVQMVKDDLKPSDILTREAFENAIRCNGAVGGSTNTVVHLLAIAGRTGVDITLDDWDRCGRDVATILNLQPSGKYLMEEFFYAGGLPVVLKRLGEADKLHKDALTVSGSTIWDEVRDAKNWNEDVILPADKPLTAQGGIAVLKGNLAPKGAVLKPSAASPHLMQHRGRAVVFEDIDDYKAQINDDALDIDETCIMVLKNCGPKGYPGMAEVGNMGLPPKVLKKGIKDMIRISDARMSGTAYGTVILHTSPEAAASGPLAVVRTGDMIEVDVAARRLHLEISDDELSARLAEWTPIHERPDSGYAWLHQQHVQGADTGADLDFLKGCRGAPVGKDSH, from the coding sequence ATGAGTTTCAAACCGGCAGAATGGCCACGCAGGCTGCGGTCGCAGGAATGGTACGGCGGAACCACCAAGGACGTCATCTATCACCGTGGCTGGCTGAAGAACCAGGGCTATCCGGAGGACCTGTTCGACGGTCGCCCGATCATCGGCGTCCTCAACACATGGTCCGACCTCACCCCGTGCAACGGCCACCTGCGCGAACTTGCCGAGAAGGTGAAAGCAGGCATCTGGGAGGCCGGCGGCTTCCCGGTCGAGGTGCCCGTCTTCTCCGCGTCCGAGAACACCTTCCGCCCCACGGCGATGATGTTCCGCAACCTCGCCGCCCTGTCGATCGAGGAACAGATCAGGGGCCAGCCGATCGACGGCTGCGTGCTGATGGTCGGCTGCGACAAGACCACGCCGTCGCTGCTGATGGCCGCTGCCTCCTGCGACCTGCCCTCCATCGTGGTGACCGGCGGGCCGATGCTGAACGGCTGGTTCCAAGGCGAACGGGTCGGCGCGGGTACGCACCTTTGGCGCTTCTCGGAGGCCGTGAAGGCCGGCGAGATGACCCAACAGGAATTCCTCGATGCCGAGGCCGCCGTGACGCGCTCCTCCGGCACCTGCAACACCATGGGCACCGCGTCCTCGATGGCCTCCATGTCCGAGGCGCTCGGCATGGCGCTGTCCGGCAACGCCGCGATCCCCGCCGTGGACTCGCGCCGCCGCGTGATGGCGCAACTGTCGGGCCGCCGCATCGTGCAGATGGTCAAGGACGACCTGAAACCCTCCGACATCCTGACCCGCGAAGCCTTCGAGAACGCGATCCGCTGCAACGGCGCGGTCGGCGGTTCGACCAACACCGTCGTGCACCTGCTCGCCATCGCGGGCCGGACCGGCGTCGATATCACGCTGGACGACTGGGACCGCTGCGGGCGCGACGTGGCCACGATCCTGAACCTGCAACCCTCCGGCAAGTACCTGATGGAAGAGTTCTTCTACGCCGGCGGCCTGCCGGTCGTGCTGAAACGTCTGGGCGAGGCGGACAAGCTGCACAAGGACGCGCTGACCGTCTCGGGCTCCACCATCTGGGACGAGGTCAGGGATGCGAAGAACTGGAACGAGGACGTGATCCTGCCCGCCGACAAACCGCTGACGGCGCAGGGCGGCATCGCCGTGTTGAAGGGCAACCTGGCGCCGAAGGGCGCCGTCCTGAAACCCTCTGCCGCCTCGCCACACCTGATGCAGCACCGGGGGCGCGCCGTGGTCTTCGAGGACATCGACGACTACAAGGCGCAGATCAACGACGACGCGCTCGACATCGACGAGACCTGCATCATGGTCCTGAAGAACTGCGGACCCAAGGGCTATCCCGGCATGGCCGAGGTCGGCAACATGGGCCTGCCGCCCAAGGTGCTGAAGAAGGGGATCAAGGACATGATCCGCATTTCCGACGCGCGCATGTCCGGCACCGCTTATGGCACCGTGATCCTGCACACCTCGCCCGAAGCCGCCGCCAGCGGTCCGCTGGCCGTGGTTCGCACAGGCGACATGATCGAGGTGGACGTGGCTGCCCGCCGCCTGCACCTGGAGATCAGCGACGACGAACTCTCCGCACGTCTGGCCGAGTGGACGCCGATCCACGAACGGCCGGACAGCGGCTATGCCTGGCTGCACCAGCAGCACGTGCAGGGCGCCGACACCGGGGCCGACCTGGACTTTCTCAAGGGCTGCCGCGGTGCGCCGGTCGGAAAGGACTCGCATTGA
- a CDS encoding aldose epimerase family protein, with the protein MEMTPDGTPLRRMTIANGGAMARIMSWGASLTDFRLDGFAHALVLGSEDFDAYLGPMLYYGAIVGPVANRIAGGRMTVAGTPCTLDRNENGTTTLHGGPKGFGQRNWTVVSATVTDVTLSLNHPDGLGGFPGNIGVTVYYALDDTGALTVEITAQSDRETVFNPAFHGYWTLDGTPDVSAHRMTVHAESYLPVDAAMIPLGTPVPVDGTAFDYRTARTPDSDLDHNFCLSDRRVGMRPVLALETDRLRLDLSTTEPGLQVYTGGGIDTAPFEGHGGAPCTRNAGIAIEPQTWPDAPNRPDFPSAALVPGQTYRQVSRFAVTRIS; encoded by the coding sequence ATGGAGATGACCCCGGACGGCACGCCGCTGAGACGCATGACCATCGCGAACGGCGGCGCCATGGCCCGCATCATGAGCTGGGGCGCCAGCCTGACAGACTTCCGGCTGGACGGCTTCGCCCATGCGCTTGTGCTCGGGTCCGAAGACTTCGACGCCTACCTCGGCCCGATGCTGTATTACGGCGCCATCGTCGGCCCCGTGGCCAACCGCATCGCCGGCGGGCGTATGACCGTCGCGGGCACGCCCTGCACACTCGACCGCAACGAAAACGGCACCACCACGCTGCACGGCGGCCCAAAGGGCTTCGGACAGCGCAACTGGACCGTCGTCTCGGCCACGGTCACCGACGTCACCCTCTCGCTCAATCACCCGGACGGGCTCGGCGGCTTTCCCGGCAACATCGGCGTCACCGTCTATTACGCACTGGACGACACGGGCGCGCTGACCGTCGAGATCACCGCACAGAGCGACCGCGAAACCGTCTTCAATCCGGCGTTCCACGGCTACTGGACGCTCGACGGAACACCGGACGTCTCCGCCCACCGGATGACCGTCCATGCCGAAAGCTACCTGCCCGTGGACGCCGCGATGATCCCGCTGGGCACGCCTGTCCCGGTCGACGGAACCGCCTTCGACTACCGCACCGCAAGGACGCCCGACTCGGACCTCGACCACAACTTCTGCCTGTCCGACAGACGCGTCGGCATGCGCCCGGTTCTGGCCCTCGAAACCGACCGCCTGCGCCTCGACCTCTCGACCACCGAGCCGGGCCTGCAGGTCTATACCGGCGGCGGAATCGACACCGCCCCGTTCGAAGGCCACGGCGGCGCCCCCTGCACCCGCAATGCCGGGATCGCCATCGAGCCGCAGACCTGGCCCGATGCACCCAACCGCCCGGATTTTCCGTCGGCCGCGCTCGTGCCCGGCCAGACCTACCGACAGGTCTCGCGCTTTGCCGTGACCCGCATATCGTGA
- a CDS encoding shikimate dehydrogenase family protein produces MISGHTRLIAHIGYPTTSFKAPLIYNPYFESRGIDAVVVPMGCKAEDYPSFLRHVFRLSNIHGALVTMPHKVTTVALLDEVLTTARVAGACNAVRLSAEGYLQGDMFDGEGFVRGAQRKGQEIAGRRVLVVGAGGVGSAIAASLAKAGASEIAVTDSYEPMMNDLAARLEEHYPDLKVSTGSDDPQGFDIVVNATPLGMKPGDALPMDVSRIAPETFVGEVVMTQEITPFLAAVRDRGCRFQVGTDMLFEQIPAYLEFFGFPGATAEELRDVARISY; encoded by the coding sequence ATGATTTCCGGACACACACGGCTGATCGCCCACATCGGTTACCCGACCACGTCCTTCAAGGCGCCGCTGATCTACAACCCCTATTTCGAAAGCCGGGGGATCGACGCGGTGGTGGTCCCGATGGGGTGCAAGGCAGAGGACTACCCGTCCTTCCTGCGCCATGTCTTCCGCCTGTCCAACATCCATGGCGCGCTTGTCACCATGCCGCACAAGGTGACGACCGTGGCCCTTCTGGACGAAGTGCTGACCACGGCGCGGGTCGCGGGGGCGTGCAATGCGGTGCGGCTGAGCGCGGAGGGCTACCTGCAGGGCGACATGTTCGACGGTGAGGGGTTCGTGCGCGGCGCACAGCGCAAGGGCCAGGAGATCGCGGGCCGGCGGGTGCTGGTCGTTGGCGCGGGAGGTGTCGGTTCGGCCATCGCGGCGTCGCTGGCAAAGGCCGGTGCCTCGGAGATCGCCGTCACGGACAGCTACGAGCCGATGATGAATGACCTCGCGGCCCGGCTGGAAGAGCACTATCCCGACCTCAAGGTGTCGACGGGGTCGGACGATCCGCAAGGGTTCGACATCGTGGTGAACGCCACGCCGCTCGGGATGAAACCGGGTGATGCACTGCCGATGGACGTGTCGCGCATCGCGCCGGAGACCTTTGTGGGCGAGGTGGTGATGACGCAGGAGATCACGCCGTTCCTTGCCGCCGTGCGCGATCGGGGGTGCCGGTTCCAGGTGGGCACCGACATGCTGTTCGAACAGATCCCCGCCTATCTCGAATTCTTCGGGTTTCCGGGCGCGACGGCCGAGGAACTGCGGGACGTGGCGCGGATTTCGTACTGA